The Mucilaginibacter sp. PAMB04168 genome contains the following window.
GTCCAGCACTTGCTGGGTATGGTTGCCCAGCATCAACGACGAGAAACCCTTATGATGATTGGCCATGACCAGCAGGACGACATCACGCCCGGCAAGGGACGTTTCCATACACGCGTTTAAATTGCCTTCCTGCGCCTGACATTCTATCTTTGGGCAAAATCCAACTTTGGAGCGGTCAAGTGCTGTGCTCAGTTGTTGGGCTGTTTCCTGCAATGTGGCTTCAGCGCCAGCTTTAATTTCTTCAAAATCTTCCATTGGCCAGGCGATCTGCGCACCCATGGTTTCAGATGAAGGAACCAAAAAAGTATGGAACAGTAATACATCTGCCTTTAGGCGGCATGCAATCGCTAAAGCATAAGCGGCAGCGTTAGCAGATCTTTCGGAAAAGTCGGTAAGAACAGCAATCTTTTTCATGATGTCATGTTTGTTGATGATGACGCAAATTTCCGGGAAAGCTGATAAAAGAACTAAGACCAGCGTCAATCTAAAACATGACCCTAATCACTTTGTAAGGCTCTCGAAAGGGTTAATTTTGAGTCAGTTAATTTACTGATAATGAAAACACTTAAATTTTCTTTCGAGCATCCGGTTAGGGGTAAACTGCGGTTCCGTCCCCTTTCAGAACAAACAAATGCAAGCATTTGCCGCAGGTTCGATACTGGTGTCAGCACAGATCTTACCGTTGCGCTAAGAGGATTGGAAGCCGGAAATTGGGAGCTGACCTTGGAATGGGAATATGAAGAGCGAAATTATCATTATCAGCACACATTTGAGATTGGGCAGGTAAACAACGGCCTATTCGGATTGACAAGGTATGCTAAAGCAAGCCTGTTTCATAACCGCCACCCATTACATGCGATTAACCACTAAACGGCTAGTTTCTTTTGAACGGTCTGCGTAACGAATCCCATTTGCTGGCCGGCCTGATACCCTATATCTTGACGCTTTTGTCTGGCACCAATTGTACGGCCTGTCAAGATTGCCAGTGACCACAGGCTTTCATGTGCTCAATGCAGACGATCAATTGCTTATTACACTTCCGGGTCAAATATCATGTCAGGTAAATATCTGATCTTATGCGTTTATATCAGGGTCAGTGCCTCTAGGTATTCAGCCTCGTGCCAAAGCCACATCTTATTACGAGAGCATTACGGTAAAATGTAATCTTAGTAATTGTTAAATTTGAGCTAAACACTGCCTTACCCGCACATGCTGGTTTCTGTTACTGTTTTAGGTGGGCTCAGGTAAGGAATATTAAGGTTTAAACCTCGCAGTAAAAACCATACTCCCAAAACCAGCATGATATATGGAATAACTTTGTTTACCTGGCGCCGAAGCGGTATACTGATTAAACTGCTACTTATAGTAGCCAGCAACATAAGCGGTACTGTACCCATGCCAAACCAAAACATATACTGTACGGCACTAATTACGTTACCTGTATTAACCGCACCAGCTAGTGCCAGGTACACAAAACCACAAGGCAAAAATCCATTTAAAACACCGATAAATAAGTGGCCCCATTGGTGCTTTAAAGCATGTGAAAGTAAGCGATTGAACCAGCCCATGTGATTTTTAACGGCGGCACTTCTGCTTACAGAAAGTTTAAGCAAGCGGACAAAAGCGGCCATGATAATGAATATCCCGCTAAAAAGGCTTACCCATTGCTGCAGCCCGGCTAGCCAAAGCTGCTGGCCTATCAAGCCGGTTAGCAAGCCCAGGAGGCAATAGCTAAAGGTACGGCCCAGGTTGTAAATGAGTTTGTCGCCCAACAGCAGCCAGCCGCGGCCTTGTGCAACGGGTATGGCAAAAGCCAGGGGGCCACACATGCCAATGCAATGCACACTTCCAAACAGACCAATAAAGAAAGCTATCTTATCTTCGCTCATTTAATCGTTATATCTTGCTCGTACAAGTATTGCTTAAGATTACTTTGCCATTCAACACGCAGTTTGTAAGGGCCCTTGGCAAACGCTGTTAGCGGTATTATTACCGGATCAGCAGCTTTAATACACTCAACCGGGAACAGCTTATCCATCCGCCTGTCGGCTGCACGGGTAAAGCGTAGCTTGCCTTTTGCAGGCGCAGCAAATTGTACCAGCATGTTTTGTGCATCAAAGCTTACTTTAGGTACGGCCCTATCAGCATAAACCTGCTTTCCACGATTAAAATCCTGGTCGAAGTTGATGCCCTTTTCATAGTATTGCTTATCGTAATCGTCTTTAGTTTGGGCGAACATATATACGCCCATGCTAATAATGAAAACCATAAAAGCTCCCATGCCCATTATTAAATAATTTCCCCAGTTAAGTTTCATCTTTTTTAATTTATAGGTCCTATAAAGGTGGTGCTGGCTGTGCCCAACACCTTATTGCCCTGCATTACTTTTAATTTGATTTCTGTTTTGGTTGTATGGATAAGGCTAGCCGGTATGAGCATAAAAAATGTAGTGCGTACTGATTGCTCTTTATCCAGCTTACTTAGTGGTTGTATATATCTGATCTTTACACCGGCATTATTGGCAACCAGTTTAACTGATTGTATTTTGTTGGTTTTATTTACAATATCGGCGCTGTAAATATTACTTATATAACCTCCAGGTTGTTCCTGGTAAAGTAAACCGGCCGACCGCATCACCGTAATATCTATGTCGCTGCGTTGAAGTATAAAGTAGGTAAGGGCTCCCAGTAATATTACCATTACGCTGCTGTAAGCAGCCATCCGGCCCGTAAAGGATGGCTTAACCTTTTGTTCGATCATCTCTTCGGAATAAAAACCAATGAGATTAAGCGGCTTGTTTATTTTATTCATCACCTGGTTACAGGCATCAATGCAAGCTGTACAATTAACACATTCTAGCTGGGTGCCTTTCCGAATATCAATGCCGGTTGGGCAAACATCTACACACAAGCCGCAATCCACACAATCTCCTTTGGGCTCCTCGCTCGGACGTTTAAGCTTACCGCGCGGTTCGCCACGCAGATAATTATAAGCCACCATAAGCGTGTGCTTATCAGTTAATACACCCTGTAAACGGCCATACGGGCAAATAACGGTACACACAATTTCTCGTACCTGGCTGTAAACAAAGTAGAATAAGCCCGTAAATATCCATATACTGGCAAAGCCCGACCAATGCCTGTTAACAGGTTCGGTAATAATTCTTAATAAACTTTCGCTGCCTATAACATAAGCCAGAAAAGTATTGGCTATGATAAACGAAAGCACAATAAACGCTATATGCTTTCCTGTTTTCTTTAGTATTTTTTCTTTGTTCCAAGGCCCTTGGTCTAACAGGCGTCGTTGCTTAGGGCTGCCTTCTATCCATATCTCTATTTTTCGGAAAACCATTTCCATAAATATCGTTTGCGGACAGACCCAGCCGCAAAAAACACGGCCAAAGGCAATGGTAAACAATACCACGCATACCACAAATACCAGCATAGCCAGTACAAACATGAAAACATCCTGTGCCCAAAATACCTGGCCCAGCAGTACAAAACGGCGCTCAATCACATTAAGCAGCAGTACCGGCTGCCCGTTAATGCGCAGGTAAGGGGCAGCAAAAAATAAGATAAGGTATATATAGCTTAACCAGCTGCGGTACTGGTACAATTTATCCTTACGAACAAGCGGATACATCCATCTACGCTTTCCATCACTTACCGCATCCAGCTTATTCGTTTCAGATAACATCATCACACAATTATTACTTATAATTCAGGTATACTTTGCACCACTCAACGGGCTACTACCATAGCCGTTTGGGTTGCCTGAGCATTGCCGTCTTCGTTTTCCTTGTCTCCTTGCGGCTCTTTAGCGTTAGCCGGCTTACTGCCTCGTACCGATTTGATATAGTTGGCTACGTCGGCAATTTGTTTGGGGGTTAGCTGTTTTTCCCAGGTGGGCATTCCCTTGGCCGTAACTCCATACTTAATGGTTTTAAATACGTCATTAATTTTACCGCCGTGCAGCCAATAATCATCGGTTAAGTTAGGGCCAACCATTCCCTGCGCATGTTCGCCATGGCAGGGTGCGCAGCTTTGTTTGAATATAACAGCACCCGAAGACAGTATGGCTGCGTCAGTTGAAAGTTTTACTGTTTTCTCATCTACCTGGTTGGCAGCTTTTGCTAAAAACACTTCTTTTTCTTGGGCGGCTATTTTCATTTCAATGGTATATTCCTCATCCTGCAAGGGTGCTGCATCAAACACATGGTAGATAAGAAGGTACCCTACCGAAAAGATAATGGTAGCATAAAACAAGTACATAAACCAGCCCGGTGTGGGGTTATCCAGCTCCTGTATACCATCGTAATCATGTTCAATCAGTATAGATTTTTCTTCAGACAATGGCTTTAAAGAGAGTAGCTTCAGTACCACTTCCCCTTTGGGCTTTTTAACTTTAGCCTGCTTACGCTCGGCCTCCATTTCAGCATACTCAGCAGGACTTAAAAGTGCCTTAGCTAATGCTTTGAATGTGTTGTTTAATACCAGCATTGCGATAATGATCAAGATCATCATCACCATCATAGCGCCGTAGCCCAGGTAATCTCTTACATCGGGCGGAATCAGGTTATCGTCTGCCGCCCAGGCAGGTTGCGCAGCCAATACGATAAAAAGTGTGATCAAAGATTTAAAGTATTTCATTGATATAGGGTACTATCGTGTTTGTCAAAACTGTCATTTAAGGGCACAGCGCTCATGTAATCATTATGCTCTTTGCGGCTGCGTATCAGCATAATAGTTACTACTATAAAGAAGGCCAGAAAAATGCCCAGCGATAAAAGCAGGTAAATCTGATTATCTGCTATATTTTCGGTAAACTGCTTAAACATGGTTATTGATTATTAGCTGTTTTATTGGCTTTAATGTCGGTGCCGAGACGTTGCAGGTAAGCTATAATGGCAATGATCTCTTTATCGGGTGTTACTTTGATATGATCTTTAGCCAGATCGTCGCCAATTTTGCGGGCTTGCTGATCCAGGTCTTGGTTTGCTTTCAGGGCAAAACCGGCCGCGTATGGTACACCCAAAGTACGCATGGCATTAATTTTTGATGCAGTAGTACTCGTATCGAGCGTTTGCGTAATTAACCAATCATAATCTGGCATAATGCTGCCGGGCGACATTAACCGCGGGTCCATCATGTGGTTGTAGTGCCAGGCATTACCATATTTGCCGCCTTCACGGTGCAGGTCGGGCCCTGTACGTTTTGATCCCCATAAAAACGGGTGATCATACACAAATTCACCTGCTTTGCTATACTCGCCGTAACGTTCAGTTTCGCTCCTAAAAGGTCTTACGGTTTGTGAGTGGCAATTAGAACAACCTTCCCGTATGTACAAATCTCGACCTTGTAACTCCAAAGGTGTATAGGGTTTTACGCTGGCTATAGTAGGTATGTTGGAAGATATGGTCATGGTAGGCATAAGTTCGATGAAAGTGCCTATCAGGATTACCAGCAGTGACAAAACTAATAACTGTATTGGCCTGCGCTCTACTACTCTGTGCCATGAGTCGCCCTTTTGTTTTACATAAGCAGGCTCTAACGGCATTGCCTCAGCAGCTTCGTTACTTACCAAACTACCGCGGGTCATGGTGCGGGCCAAGTTATAAGCCATTACAATGACACCCACCAGGTACAGTGCGCCGCCAATGGAGCGCATTACATGCATTGGTAAAATGCGCAAAGTGGTTTCTAAAAAGTTGGGGTGCTTCAGCATACCTTCAGGCGTAAATTCCTTTAACATCAGGCCTTGTGTAAAACCTGCCCAGTACAGCGGAATAGCATAAAATAGTATGCCCAGTGTTCCTAACCAAAAATGCCACGAAGCCATTTTTTTGGAATAAAGTTCAGTTTTGTAAATACGGGGTATTAACCAGTATAATATGGCAAAGGTTAAAAAGCCATTCCAGCCTAAAGCGCCTACGTGCACGTGTGCAACAATCCAGTCGGTGAAATGGGCAATGGAGTTCACCTGTTTAAGCGCCAGCATAGGCCCTTCAAAAGTGGCCATACCATAAGCGGTTAAGCCTACCACCATAAATTTAAGGATCACGTCATCGCGCACCTTATCCCATGCGCCGCGCAGGGTAAGTAAGCCATTAATCATGCCTCCCCAGCTTGGTGCTATAAGCATAATGGAAAAAGCGACACCCAGTGATTGCGCCCAGCCTGGTAATGTGGTATATAACAAATGGTGCGGGCCAGCCCATATGTAAATAAAGATGAGTGCCCAAAAGTGCAGGATACTAAGCTTGTATGAATAAATAGGACGATTAGCCATTTTAGGCAAGAAGTAATACATCATACCCAGATAAGGGGTAGTTAGAAAGAATGCCACCGCATTGTGCCCATACCACCACTGTACCAGGGCATCCTGCACGCCGGCAAACAGGTAATAGCTTTTTAAGCCCGATATTGGCAACTCGAAAGAGTTAACAATGTGCAAAACAGCTACCGTTATAAACGTGGCAATGTAAAACCATATAGCTACATATAAATGCCGTTCACGCCTTTTAAATATGGTGCCAAACATATTTACGCCAAATGCTACCCAAATTAGCGTAATGGCAATATCAATGGGCCATTCCAGTTCGGCATACTCATGGGAGGTAGTAAAACCCATAGGCAGTGTAATCACTGCAGAAACAATAATGAGCTGCCAGCCCCAAAAATGTATTTTGCTCAAAATGTCGCTGAACATGCGGGCTTTGAGTAGCCTTTGCAAAGAGTAGTATACGCCCATAAATATAGCATTGCCCACAAAAGCAAAAATGACGGCGTTGGTATGTAACGGGCGTATGCGGCCAAAAGTAGTGTACTGGTTACCCAAGTTAGCTCCCGGGCTGTACAACTGTATGGCAACGAGTAGCCCCACCGTCATACCGATAATACCCCAGACGATGGTGGCTATCCCGAAGTTGCGCACAATTTTGTTATCGTAGTAAAATTTTTCGGGTTGCATAAATGATTTTGTTGATCGTAACTATTTTAATGTTGTAAAAGTAGGCCGGCAGCTTTACCGGCTAAATGATGACTGCTAACTCAAAAACTGACCTTCGTCATTTTTTAATTGTTCCTTGGGTTCATCGTCTAATAATATGCGTACAGAAGGGGTGTACAGATCGTCGTGCTGGCCATGGCGCTGAGCCCAAAAAAATGCGCCTAAGAAAATTAGTGCCAGCAAAATGCTGCACCCTATTAAAAAGTAAATTATGCTCATGATAAATGCCTGTTTTTGGCCGCCACATGTGTGGCAATGCTGGTAAAGGATATGATGGTGGCGGTGCTTAACGGCATGAGTATAGCTGCCATTAAAGGCGATAAGGCTCCAGTAACGGCATAACCTAATCCAATAAGATTATAGGTTAGCGAAATAAGAAAAGAGATGTGAATAATGGTGACCGCATCTTTAGCGAATCTGAAAAATGCAGGCAGTTTATTTAACGACCGGCCATCCAGTATGGCATCGCTGCCTGGCGAAAAGTTGTTCACATCATCAGTAATGGCCACACCAAGGTCGCTTTGCTTAAGTGCACCCGAATCGTTCAAGCCATCGCCTATCATCATCACCTTACGATCGGCCAGTTGGAGCGACTTAATAAAATCCAGCTTTTCCTGTGGCGACTTACCAAAGTGCATGTACCCTTCGTCATCAAAAAAGCGGGCCATCGCTTCACGCTCATGATCCTGATCACCCGAAAGCAGGTAAAACTTGAATTGGGGTTTCAGGCTGAAGATATTCTGCAATCCCGGCCTGAAGCTTTGCCTGAACTGAAAGGCACCGCAATGAACACCGTCTATCATGATGTGTACTTCGGTGCCCGTACTGTAAGGAGTATTTCCGTGCAGTAGAAATGAGGCACTACCTATTTGTATATGATACCCGTTCACAAAGCCTGAAATGCCTTTGCCTGGCACTTCCTGGTAGCGTTCCATAGGAAGCAAGGGAAAATGGCCTAACGCCTGACATATCTGACGGCTAAGCGGGTGGCCCGAATTGCTGCATAGTGTATAAATTGCCTGCATTGCTATGCCCGGTAATTCAGCATGCAGGCTTATTGCATTACTGCCGCCTGTGGTTATGGTGCCGGTTTTATCGAGCACAATGGTGTTGATGCGGGCTAGTTGCTCAACTACCGCTGTGTTTTTGAGGTAAAACAGGTTTTTGTCAAACACACTCAGCGCTGCCGACATGGTAAACGGTGTGCTTAACGCTAGTGCACACGGGCAGGCCACAATAAGCACTGCAGTTAAAGCCGATAGCCCGCGGCGAAAATCAGTAGGTAGCCAAAACAGAAACGAACCTATAGCAATAGCCAGCAACACCATGGTAAAATGTTTGCTCACCCGCTCGTTAAAGGTTTTCATGCGGTTGTCCTGCTTGCGGGTAAAGGCCTCGTTGTTCCAGAGCTGGGTGAGGTAACTTTGCGACACAGGTTTAATCACTTCCAATTCCAGGGCTTCGCTGGTTTGACGGCCACCGGCATACACCACCTCACCGAGTGTCTTGCTTACCGGTACCGATTCGCCGGTTACAAAACTAAAATCTATTAAGGCATCCCCTTTTAGTAATATCGCATCGGCCGGAATAATTTCGTTATGCCGGATACGGATGCGCTGCCCCACTTTCAGATCAGATAAGGGTACGGGTGTTTCTTTGCCATCTTGCAGTACCTGTACGGCTACCGGGAAAAACGAGCGGTAATCGCGCTCAAAGGATATATGATAATATGTTTTTTGCTGTACAAATTTACCCACCAGTAAAAAGAACACCAGGCCGCATAACGTATCGGCAAACCCGGGGCCGCTATGGGTAAGAATTTCGGCAAGGGTACGCAAGAACAATACTGCAATGCCCAGGGCCAATGGAAAATCAATGTTCAGTACCTTATTGCGCAGGTTATACCAGGCCGAGGTAAAATAACCTGCACCACTATAAAGCAGCACCGGCACCGAAAAAAGGATATTGAGCCAGCCAAATACCTGCCTGAATGTTTGCTCGTTGGTAGACAGACCGAAATACTCCGGAAAGCTCAGCAGCATCACATTACCAAAGCAAAAACCTGCAACAGCTATCTTTTTTACCAAATTATCATTCTTGCCGGTAGCCTGCTTTTTAACTATATCCTGTAAACTAATTAGTGGCTCATATCCTATATCAAACAGCAGCTCAACCACCTGGCGCAGGCTAATGGCATCATTATTAAAACGCAGATTAACCTGTTTCTTTAAAAAATCTATACGGCTGTAGTAGATGGCGGGGTTTATACGATGCAATTGCTCCAGTAGCCAAATGCACGAGCTACAGTGAATGTAGGGTATGTAAAGCGTAACCACCGTCATCTTATCGTCGGTGTAGTCAATCAGGTCACTTACCACACTTGGCTCGTCAAGGTATTCAAAGCGTTTGTCGGTACGTGCCCGGTTAGCGCCAGGATGATCGTTGTAGGTATAATAATTACACAAACCGCTTTGCGAAAGCACCTGATAAACACCCTTGCACCCCGCACAGCAAAAGCTTTTTTCTTCCAGTTGGTAAGTGTTGGTGGTGCAGTCATCACCGCAGTGATAACAGGTAGTAGGAGTAAGTATATTCGTAGCCATGTTCAGTGCTATTATTGCACTTCGAAATTGGGCTAAAAACTATACGCGAGAAATGATGATCATTATCCTGAAATATGATATGGGTCACGTTTCAGGATAATGATTAAATATTAAGTGATTATTCAGCAGCTATCTTGCCCCGCATACTACCATAGTGCCCAGGGAAAGTGCATAAGAAATCATAAAACCCTTTTTCTTTTATCGTAAAAGATATTTGGTCACTCTCGCCAGGCCCAACCAATTTAGTATGTGCAATAACAGCTTTTTCCATTGCGGGTGGAATATAGTCCTGATCTCTGGCTGCTAGAGCTTCATTGGCAAATTCACCCACATCGGTGCCACTTTTTAATAAAGTGAAATTATGCCCCATTGAATTTTTAGGCATTTTTCCAATATTGGTTAGTTTAACCGTAACCCGCTTTCCGGCTCTTACTTTAAATAAGGTATCGCTGTATTGCATCCGGTCATTAGCGGTAATCTCTATCTCGTTGTTAGTGGACATGGATTGGATGGTTGAATTGTTGGGCGTAGCCAGTGCAGTGGGTTTGCTAGTTGCTTTAGCCAGGCGGCCGGTATCTGCGGTAGAGCCACGTGTAGATTTGTCACCATTACATGCCCATAGGAGTATGGTGATTGCCAGAATTGAAGAATAAGCGTATTTCATGATTTTGTTTTTGCAATAATGCAGTTTACGCCCGTAATAGAAAATGATACCCGTCACAAAGCGAAAGAAATGGGTGCTGATTATGCTCAAAGACAAATAGAAGCGCATTGAAACAAAAGAACCTGCAGCAAAAAGCTAAAGGGTTCTTTAATTGGTAGCCCATATAAAGCAATTTTCGAATATTTTATGGAAGATCTGAGAAAGAGTGCTCTCCAAAAACCGGTTCGGGCCCAGTCTGGGGATATCAGATATAAGTTCAGGCAGGATATGGGAACTTCGGGCGTCATATACTCGTTTACTCAGCAAACAATTGCCGTTATAATTAAGTTTGTATTAGTATTTATGCTTTCCGGATCCGAGCTACCTATATCAATATATGCAAAAGGCGAAATGGCCGACAGGGTCCGGTCTTTCGACTGGTCTGGAACAGCTATCGGCCCGATGGATCGATGGCCAGTACAATTAATTACTACCGTCAATCTGATCCTGGATTCCAGTTTTCCTATGTTTATTTGGTGGGGAAAGGATAAGATTCAGTTTTACAATGATTCCTACCGGGAGATACTAGGTCCTGGAGAAGAAAGCAAACACCCGGCAGCACTTGGCCAAAAAGGTGAAGAGTGCTGGATAGAGATCTGGCCGGTAATTTACCCTTTGATCGCCGGCGTTTTGGAAACCGGTAATGCCGTCTATCTGGAAGACCAGCTCATTCCGATTTACCGTAATGGCATTTTAGACGATGTTTACTGGACCTTTTCTTACAATCCGATAAGGGTACAAGGCGGCACACCGGAAGGGGTGTTAGTGGTATGTAACGAAACGACAAAAGCAAAACAGCGACTACAGGAAAATGAACAGCAATTGGCACGTGTGCTAGACCATATGGCCGAAGGCGTAGGTGTTACCGATATAAATGGACGCATTATATATGCTAATCCGATGGCGCACCAGATTCTGAATACAGATAGCGATCTGTTTTCAGAACGCAGCAGCAATTCCCCGGAATGGTATAACACACATCTGGACGGCAGGCCTATGAGTAACGAAGAACACCCCACCATGATCGCGATCGCCACCGGTAAGCCGGTTTTCAATTTTGAATTTGCCATACAGCGTCCGGATCGCAGCAAAGTGTTTCTGACAATGAATGCCGCGCCGGTTACCGATGCCAGTGGCAGAATTACCGGCGCGGTGGGTATGTTCACTGATATTACTGAAAGAAAAACCACCGAAGCGTCTCTACGGGCAGCGAAAGATGCTATAGAAAAGCAAAAGGTAATTTATGAGACAATTATATCCGGCACTCCAGATCTGATGTATATGTTTGATCTCGACTATAAATTCATTTATGCCAATAAGGCTTTACTGACCATGTGGGGCAAAACCTGGGAAACAGCTATCGGACGGGGATTGCGGGAAAACGGTTACGAAGAGTGGCACGCTGCAATGCATGAAAGAGAGATCGACTTGGTTGCGGCTACTAAGGAGCGTGTGCGCGGTGAAGTTGCTTTCCCCCATGCTATTTTAGGTAAACGTATATACGATTATATATTAGCGCCGGTATTAGACGCAAACGGTGATGTTACAGCGGTGTCGGGTACCACAAGGGACATCACTGATATAAAAAAAGCCGAGGCAGCAATTGCTGAAAGTGAAGAACGTTTCCGAAATATGGCTGAAGGATCAGGTATCCTGATCGGTGTCGGTAACGAAACAGGTGACATTACTTATTTTAATCAGGCATGGTCTGCACTTACCGGTAGAAGCGTACAGGATCTTTTAAAATTCGGATGGTCTGATCTTGTTCATCCCGATGATAAGCCCCCGTATATCAGTCT
Protein-coding sequences here:
- a CDS encoding PAS domain-containing sensor histidine kinase yields the protein MEDLRKSALQKPVRAQSGDIRYKFRQDMGTSGVIYSFTQQTIAVIIKFVLVFMLSGSELPISIYAKGEMADRVRSFDWSGTAIGPMDRWPVQLITTVNLILDSSFPMFIWWGKDKIQFYNDSYREILGPGEESKHPAALGQKGEECWIEIWPVIYPLIAGVLETGNAVYLEDQLIPIYRNGILDDVYWTFSYNPIRVQGGTPEGVLVVCNETTKAKQRLQENEQQLARVLDHMAEGVGVTDINGRIIYANPMAHQILNTDSDLFSERSSNSPEWYNTHLDGRPMSNEEHPTMIAIATGKPVFNFEFAIQRPDRSKVFLTMNAAPVTDASGRITGAVGMFTDITERKTTEASLRAAKDAIEKQKVIYETIISGTPDLMYMFDLDYKFIYANKALLTMWGKTWETAIGRGLRENGYEEWHAAMHEREIDLVAATKERVRGEVAFPHAILGKRIYDYILAPVLDANGDVTAVSGTTRDITDIKKAEAAIAESEERFRNMAEGSGILIGVGNETGDITYFNQAWSALTGRSVQDLLKFGWSDLVHPDDKPPYISLYLESLKKRESYTGEYRILNKSGEYRWLLTFGSPRFEPDGSFTGYIGSSIDITERKQNEQRKNDFISMVSHELKTPLTSTISYVQVAQKKVSASGDAIIAGMLARAHKQLGKMTTLINGFLNVSRLEAGKIYIDKKRFDMAILIKEVEENIVPESSSHKIIFAPVEETWVYVDKDKIEQVINNFISNATKYSPPKTTIQIVCVTKGNYAHISVTDDGIGISGPDKEKLFDRFYRVEGQETKSISGFGIGLYICKEIIERHNGLIGVESIPGQGSTFWFTLPIDLNSN